The following proteins are co-located in the Clostridiales bacterium genome:
- a CDS encoding cysteine desulfurase: MIISDWQGWALSAIPSLANRGNGEDCNGGFPVHLIRRDFPILSERINGKQLVWLDNAATTQKPQCVIDRLTEFYQHENSNVHRGAHTLAARATDAYEDARKAAARFLHAKDSKEIVFVRGATEAINLVAQTYGSREIGLGDELIVTHLEHHANIVPWQQLCEERGAFLRVVPVDETGQVILEEYEKLFCRRTKLVSLTHVSNALGTVVPVKEMIRIAHAHGIRVLVDGAQAVSHLPVDVQELGCDFYAFSGHKIYGPTGIGVLYGKGEILRQLPPYQGGGNMIADVTFEKTRYQEAPERFEAGTGSIGDAAALGAALDYVSSIGMERISRYEHELTEYAMKRLKEVQNLIPIGTAEAKTSILSFIIENIPGELVGKALNEEGIAVRTGHHCAQPILRRFGLESTVRPSLAFYNTKEEIDRLVSVLIGIHRAITDERASGRSAHGDTSGPTARQFFLA, encoded by the coding sequence ATGATTATAAGTGATTGGCAAGGGTGGGCTCTGAGTGCAATTCCGTCTCTTGCGAATCGCGGCAACGGTGAGGATTGCAATGGGGGATTTCCCGTTCACCTGATTCGGAGAGATTTTCCGATTTTGTCCGAACGCATTAATGGAAAGCAGCTTGTTTGGCTTGACAATGCGGCTACAACCCAAAAGCCACAGTGTGTCATTGACCGGCTTACGGAGTTCTACCAGCATGAAAATTCTAATGTCCACCGAGGAGCTCATACTCTTGCGGCACGTGCAACCGATGCTTATGAAGATGCCAGAAAAGCCGCTGCCCGCTTTCTACATGCAAAAGATTCCAAGGAGATCGTCTTTGTGCGTGGCGCTACGGAGGCAATTAATCTAGTAGCGCAAACCTACGGGAGCAGAGAGATCGGCTTGGGAGATGAGCTGATTGTCACCCATCTGGAACACCATGCCAATATTGTGCCCTGGCAGCAGCTTTGTGAAGAACGGGGTGCCTTTCTCCGGGTGGTGCCGGTGGATGAAACGGGACAGGTCATTTTGGAAGAATATGAGAAGCTGTTCTGCAGGAGAACCAAGCTGGTGTCGCTGACTCACGTTTCCAATGCGCTGGGTACGGTGGTTCCGGTAAAGGAAATGATTCGCATCGCCCATGCCCACGGAATTAGGGTTCTGGTTGACGGCGCGCAGGCAGTGTCCCATCTTCCTGTGGATGTGCAGGAGCTGGGTTGCGACTTCTATGCTTTCTCAGGGCATAAGATTTACGGTCCCACGGGAATTGGCGTCCTGTACGGCAAGGGAGAAATTCTCCGCCAGCTTCCTCCCTATCAGGGTGGTGGAAATATGATTGCAGATGTTACCTTTGAAAAGACCAGGTATCAGGAGGCTCCTGAGCGGTTTGAGGCAGGAACCGGCAGCATCGGAGACGCCGCTGCTCTGGGAGCCGCATTGGATTACGTAAGCAGCATCGGCATGGAGCGGATTTCCCGATATGAACATGAATTGACAGAATATGCGATGAAGCGGCTCAAAGAAGTGCAGAACCTGATTCCCATAGGCACGGCGGAGGCAAAAACCTCGATTTTATCCTTTATCATAGAAAATATTCCGGGCGAACTCGTGGGAAAGGCCCTAAACGAAGAAGGCATCGCAGTGCGGACCGGTCACCACTGTGCCCAGCCAATCTTAAGACGATTTGGATTGGAAAGTACCGTTCGGCCATCGCTTGCGTTTTATAACACAAAGGAAGAAATTGACCGACTGGTTTCTGTTTTGATTGGAATTCATCGGGCAATCACTGACGAAAGAGCGTCTGGGAGAAGCGCGCATGGAGACACATCTGGCCCAACCGCTCGTCAATTTTTTCTTGCATAA
- a CDS encoding 30S ribosomal protein S6: protein MNNYEVMFIIEAALDEEKKAATVEMVKEIISADGEVGKVNIWGNRKLAYPINKKNEGYYTVIEFTGSSELPKELDRRLKISDSVIRHIIINKDEK, encoded by the coding sequence ATGAACAATTATGAAGTTATGTTCATCATTGAAGCGGCTTTAGACGAAGAGAAAAAAGCAGCTACAGTTGAAATGGTGAAGGAAATCATTTCTGCCGATGGCGAAGTGGGAAAAGTAAATATCTGGGGAAACAGAAAGCTTGCGTATCCGATCAATAAGAAAAACGAAGGATACTATACAGTGATCGAATTCACAGGCAGCTCCGAACTTCCAAAAGAACTCGACAGAAGATTGAAGATTTCCGATTCGGTTATCAGACACATTATAATCAATAAAGACGAGAAATAG
- a CDS encoding single-stranded DNA-binding protein has translation MNNVVLIGRLTKDPELRYIPESQNAVATFTLAVDRPFAKDKQADFIRITVFGKQAENCEKFLAKGRLAGVQGRIQTGSYKNKEGATVYTTDVVADRVEFLDRGDKGSGMGGESGFGFDRPESKGFPEIPEGFQALEDDDDIPF, from the coding sequence ATGAATAACGTTGTATTGATTGGCAGATTGACCAAAGACCCTGAATTACGATATATTCCTGAAAGCCAAAACGCGGTTGCCACATTTACACTTGCGGTGGATCGTCCTTTCGCAAAAGACAAGCAGGCGGATTTTATACGGATTACCGTATTTGGAAAGCAGGCTGAGAATTGTGAAAAGTTTTTGGCAAAGGGAAGGCTTGCGGGCGTACAGGGAAGAATTCAGACCGGAAGCTATAAAAATAAAGAGGGCGCTACTGTATATACCACTGACGTCGTTGCGGACAGAGTTGAATTTTTAGACAGGGGCGACAAGGGTTCCGGCATGGGAGGAGAGTCCGGTTTCGGATTCGACAGACCGGAGTCCAAGGGTTTCCCAGAGATTCCGGAAGGGTTCCAAGCCCTCGAGGATGACGATGATATACCATTTTAA
- the rpsR gene encoding 30S ribosomal protein S18, translating to MMDRKRSGMRRRKVCQFCADKTETIDYKEVDKLRKYVTDRGKILPKRITGTCAIHQREVTKAIKRARIVALLPYTAD from the coding sequence ATGATGGACAGAAAACGTAGTGGCATGAGAAGAAGAAAAGTATGCCAGTTCTGCGCTGATAAAACAGAGACCATAGATTATAAAGAAGTAGACAAATTGAGAAAGTACGTAACTGACCGAGGTAAGATTCTTCCTAAGAGAATCACAGGAACCTGTGCAATTCATCAGAGAGAAGTTACGAAGGCAATCAAGAGAGCAAGAATTGTTGCTTTACTGCCTTATACAGCAGACTAA
- a CDS encoding DUF2232 domain-containing protein, whose amino-acid sequence MYTLITLLIMIVMPIPVMMRYMLTGRNAYRGILEGSMSAITGVSLLFLAFWSMTGLSYLQALKNALNQVNFENMQLPSYYAMGIKELEPASMQLAMDRMKEITTLAVPGIIIVFCIVIAYLNYAVISRVLSKVGKKKVSLLPPFRTFSLPKNIVLGSLLIYVLSYITVSMGIITEDLIMFNLEMLFTFIFSIQGLAAVFYFGYRKRVPKFVLLLFSVIFFTTWIGQTFLFLLGLTDLVFDLRKRFSKLV is encoded by the coding sequence ATGTACACCCTGATCACGTTACTAATCATGATAGTTATGCCGATCCCCGTCATGATGAGATATATGCTGACCGGACGGAATGCCTACCGTGGAATTCTGGAAGGTTCTATGAGTGCGATAACAGGCGTAAGCCTTTTGTTTCTGGCATTCTGGTCCATGACAGGTCTATCCTATTTACAAGCGCTGAAAAACGCTTTGAATCAAGTCAATTTTGAAAATATGCAGCTTCCCAGCTACTATGCCATGGGCATAAAGGAGCTTGAGCCGGCTTCCATGCAGCTTGCCATGGATAGGATGAAGGAGATTACTACCCTTGCAGTGCCGGGGATTATTATTGTCTTCTGCATCGTCATCGCATATCTGAATTATGCGGTAATTTCCAGGGTTCTCAGTAAGGTAGGCAAAAAGAAGGTTTCGCTGCTCCCTCCCTTCAGAACGTTTTCCCTTCCGAAAAACATCGTGCTGGGTTCACTTTTGATCTACGTGCTGTCCTATATCACAGTAAGCATGGGAATCATTACCGAGGATCTCATTATGTTCAATCTTGAGATGCTGTTTACCTTTATCTTCTCTATTCAAGGGCTTGCGGCGGTTTTCTATTTCGGATACCGAAAAAGAGTGCCGAAATTTGTCTTGCTTTTATTTTCTGTGATTTTCTTCACAACCTGGATCGGACAGACGTTTTTGTTCCTTCTTGGCCTTACCGATCTTGTGTTTGATTTGAGAAAAAGATTTTCCAAACTCGTATAA
- a CDS encoding DHH family phosphoesterase, which yields MGEKSFKDRISTYLNIGAGKKTESMKAYKEHLFQIVDKTMSYSVSNHPLPLCMIDADGKFLWFNKKFADIYQDAELVNAGIYRVTGLKASEFFTEDPVEKPVMVTHNGKHYKVVSSYLDEDKNNSAVLYWIDMTNYELLKNLYKDEKSCYAYIIVDNYDELIGSSPDDRKSIVAAEIEKAIRQWAGRISASITRYRNSQYFIIFEQKHFERLEASKFSILDEVREIETDADFPVSLSIGIGVGGKTPQQGDEYAAAALDLALGRGGDQAVVKKVSKIEYYGGRLQTVEKRNKGKSRIMAHALRQLIEQTNQVIIMGHRKPDMDSFGAAVGISRIAKNRNKPAYIIINSYNESLNEMYNMAVETGNYKFINNEEAMALADKETLVVVVDTHRPSMVECPDLLTKTDKLVVIDHHRKAEEFIDNATLTYMEAYASSTAELITEILQYSSGEKKEIDKYEAEALLAGISVDTNRFSIKTGVRTFEAASWLRRMGADTAIVRQFFQNDMDVLKQRSKIVSSTTMPLTGIAMAKCEGKHLDVQVINSMAADEMLNIKGVKASFVVGENEDGLTVVSARSLGDINVQTIMEKLGGGGNLTKAGAQIEIPVDETLDLIVALVKELEPK from the coding sequence ATGGGCGAGAAATCTTTTAAAGACCGCATTTCAACTTATCTGAATATAGGCGCAGGTAAAAAAACGGAGTCCATGAAGGCGTATAAGGAGCATCTGTTCCAAATCGTTGACAAGACGATGAGTTATTCCGTTTCCAATCATCCTCTGCCCTTGTGCATGATCGATGCCGACGGAAAGTTTCTTTGGTTCAACAAAAAATTTGCAGATATCTATCAGGATGCGGAACTGGTCAATGCAGGAATCTATCGAGTGACCGGGTTGAAAGCATCTGAATTTTTTACTGAAGACCCGGTGGAAAAACCCGTTATGGTGACCCACAACGGAAAGCACTATAAGGTAGTATCCTCCTATCTGGATGAGGACAAAAACAACAGTGCAGTCTTGTACTGGATCGATATGACCAACTATGAGCTGCTGAAAAATCTTTATAAGGATGAAAAGAGCTGTTACGCTTACATTATTGTTGATAATTATGATGAATTGATCGGAAGTTCTCCCGATGATAGGAAATCCATTGTGGCAGCAGAAATTGAAAAAGCCATCAGACAATGGGCAGGCAGGATCTCTGCGTCTATCACCAGATATCGAAACAGTCAATATTTTATTATATTTGAACAGAAGCATTTTGAAAGGCTGGAAGCCAGTAAGTTCTCCATCCTGGACGAGGTGAGAGAAATTGAAACCGATGCGGATTTTCCGGTTTCTCTGAGCATTGGAATCGGGGTTGGCGGTAAAACTCCCCAGCAGGGCGATGAGTATGCTGCAGCGGCCTTGGATCTGGCTTTGGGCCGGGGGGGCGATCAAGCTGTCGTTAAGAAGGTCAGCAAAATTGAATATTATGGAGGCAGACTCCAGACTGTTGAAAAACGAAATAAGGGAAAATCGAGGATCATGGCCCATGCACTGCGTCAGCTCATTGAGCAGACCAATCAGGTCATCATTATGGGGCACAGAAAGCCCGATATGGATTCCTTCGGTGCGGCTGTAGGGATCAGCAGAATTGCTAAAAATAGAAATAAACCCGCTTATATTATCATCAATTCCTATAATGAATCCCTAAATGAGATGTACAATATGGCGGTTGAAACAGGAAATTATAAGTTTATCAATAATGAAGAAGCCATGGCGCTGGCAGACAAAGAAACCCTGGTGGTGGTGGTGGACACCCATCGGCCCAGCATGGTGGAATGCCCGGACCTGCTGACAAAAACGGATAAGCTTGTAGTAATAGATCATCATAGAAAAGCAGAAGAATTTATTGATAACGCAACGCTGACGTATATGGAGGCTTATGCATCTTCCACGGCAGAGCTGATTACAGAAATCCTGCAGTACAGCAGCGGAGAGAAAAAAGAGATCGACAAATACGAGGCGGAAGCCTTGCTTGCCGGCATTTCGGTGGATACAAACCGGTTTTCCATCAAGACAGGCGTTAGAACCTTTGAAGCAGCTTCCTGGCTGCGCCGGATGGGTGCCGATACAGCCATCGTAAGGCAGTTCTTCCAAAATGACATGGATGTGCTGAAGCAGAGATCCAAAATCGTATCCAGCACAACGATGCCATTGACAGGTATTGCTATGGCTAAATGTGAGGGCAAGCACCTGGACGTTCAGGTAATCAACTCTATGGCAGCAGATGAAATGCTGAACATTAAGGGTGTAAAAGCCAGCTTTGTAGTTGGTGAAAACGAAGACGGACTGACGGTTGTCAGTGCCCGTTCTCTGGGAGATATTAACGTTCAGACCATAATGGAAAAGCTGGGAGGCGGAGGAAATCTTACAAAGGCAGGCGCGCAGATTGAAATTCCAGTGGATGAAACCCTGGATCTCATCGTAGCCCTTGTCAAGGAACTGGAGCCCAAATAG
- a CDS encoding 50S ribosomal protein L9, which yields MIVILLKDVKGLGKTGEVVKVSDGYARNMLIPKGTATEATEGNVRNLEKQKAIQAENKKKELAEANALADRIKELTVVIKTKSGEGGKLFGSITSKDIADALSSQHKIDIDKRKFILDNPIKHIGTFSVEIKIYPEVTAKLNVTVSA from the coding sequence ATGATTGTAATATTACTGAAAGATGTAAAAGGACTTGGAAAGACCGGAGAAGTGGTAAAGGTCAGCGATGGATATGCTAGAAATATGCTGATTCCCAAAGGTACTGCAACAGAAGCCACAGAAGGAAATGTAAGAAACCTTGAAAAGCAGAAAGCGATTCAGGCAGAGAATAAGAAAAAGGAACTGGCAGAAGCAAACGCCCTTGCCGACCGGATCAAAGAACTTACGGTGGTCATCAAGACCAAATCCGGGGAAGGCGGAAAGCTGTTTGGTTCGATCACTTCCAAGGATATTGCCGACGCTCTTTCCAGTCAGCATAAAATTGATATCGACAAGAGAAAATTTATACTGGATAATCCCATCAAGCATATCGGAACCTTTTCGGTAGAAATTAAGATTTACCCCGAGGTAACAGCGAAGCTGAACGTTACCGTTTCAGCATAA
- the dnaB gene encoding replicative DNA helicase, with product MSQYERIPPHNDDAEKSVLGSILLDKEALFEVLEILRPEDFYSEMHKEIYSGVIELYRKNQPVDILTVSEELKKRKSLEMVGGRAYIALLSTLVPSTSNAAEYAKIIGEKAILRRLIGTASDIVDKSYQEKMGPSEVLDFAERGIFEIAQQRQSKDFAPIKDVLWSNIARLDELSKLDGNITGLTTGFIDLDARTSGLQKSDLIMLAARPAMGKTAFALNIAQQAAIKGKGTVLIFSLEMSRDQLGQRMLSMESRIEMQKLKTGSLERKDWDQIHMALDSLSKANIFIDDSPGITAMEIKNKCRRLKADKGLDLVVIDYLQLMSYEGKTENRQQEISSLSRFLKLLAREMDCPVIVLSQLSRAVEQRTDHRPILSDLRESGSIEQDADIVMFLYRDEYYNPETTDKPNICEVIIAKQRSGPTGTVELTWLGKYTRFVDKSRISEK from the coding sequence ATGAGCCAATATGAAAGAATTCCACCTCATAATGATGATGCGGAAAAATCGGTGCTGGGCTCCATACTGCTGGATAAGGAGGCACTTTTCGAAGTGCTGGAAATCCTGCGGCCTGAAGATTTTTATAGCGAAATGCATAAAGAAATCTACAGCGGCGTAATCGAGCTGTACCGAAAAAATCAGCCGGTGGATATTCTTACTGTTTCGGAGGAGCTGAAAAAGCGAAAATCCCTTGAAATGGTAGGCGGCCGGGCGTACATAGCACTGCTGTCCACCTTGGTTCCTTCCACCTCCAATGCAGCAGAGTATGCGAAGATCATTGGAGAGAAAGCTATCCTTCGCAGACTGATTGGAACTGCTTCCGACATTGTTGATAAATCCTATCAAGAGAAAATGGGCCCCTCCGAAGTGCTGGATTTTGCAGAGCGAGGGATTTTTGAAATTGCCCAGCAGCGCCAGTCAAAGGATTTTGCTCCGATCAAGGATGTCCTTTGGAGCAACATTGCAAGACTTGACGAACTCTCAAAATTGGATGGCAATATTACAGGCCTGACCACAGGCTTTATTGATTTGGATGCCAGAACTTCCGGACTCCAAAAATCCGACCTGATTATGCTTGCGGCAAGACCTGCTATGGGAAAGACTGCGTTTGCACTGAATATCGCCCAGCAAGCAGCGATTAAGGGTAAGGGAACGGTTCTGATCTTCAGCCTTGAAATGTCCAGGGATCAGCTGGGGCAGAGAATGCTCAGCATGGAATCCAGAATTGAAATGCAGAAACTGAAGACCGGAAGCCTTGAGAGAAAGGATTGGGATCAAATTCATATGGCGCTGGACTCGCTGTCCAAAGCCAACATTTTTATAGATGATTCACCAGGCATAACCGCCATGGAGATCAAGAATAAATGCAGGAGATTAAAGGCCGATAAGGGACTTGACCTTGTAGTAATCGACTACCTTCAGCTCATGAGCTACGAGGGCAAAACAGAAAATAGACAGCAGGAAATTTCATCGTTGTCAAGGTTCCTGAAATTGCTTGCCAGAGAGATGGACTGCCCTGTTATCGTACTTTCCCAGTTGTCCCGTGCTGTTGAGCAGAGAACGGATCACAGGCCGATTCTTTCGGACCTGCGTGAATCCGGTTCCATCGAGCAGGATGCAGATATCGTAATGTTTTTGTATCGTGACGAATACTATAATCCTGAGACGACGGATAAACCGAATATTTGCGAAGTAATTATTGCGAAACAAAGAAGCGGACCCACAGGTACCGTCGAACTCACCTGGCTCGGAAAATACACAAGGTTTGTGGATAAGAGCCGCATAAGCGAGAAGTAG
- a CDS encoding DUF1858 domain-containing protein has translation MKVNESMLLNEILDMDPDITDIFIRHGLNCLGCPGARSENLREAADGHGINLTQLLKDLNDYLAEKND, from the coding sequence ATGAAAGTAAATGAATCGATGCTCCTGAATGAAATTCTTGATATGGATCCAGACATAACCGATATCTTTATTCGCCACGGATTAAACTGTCTGGGCTGCCCCGGCGCCCGCAGTGAAAATCTCAGAGAAGCTGCAGATGGTCATGGAATCAACCTGACCCAGCTGCTGAAAGATCTCAACGATTATCTGGCGGAAAAAAACGATTGA
- a CDS encoding adenylosuccinate synthase, translating into MPGLAIVGSQWGDEGKGKIIDYLAEKADMVVRGQGGNNAGHTVVIGDKKYALHLIPSGILNPGAINVIGNGVVFDPEGFFNELAVLEKDGVDTSGIFISDRAHIVFPYHKVLDGLYEAARGKDDIGTTKKGIGPCYMDKIERSGIRTCDMLDEETFREKLAAQIDRKNDIIVKLFGSTPVDKAAMIETFVDYAKRLTPYIKDTGVMVYESLEQGNKVLFEGAQGSLLDVDLGTYPYVTSSHPTSGGFTTGSGIGAGAIQEVLGITKAYTTRVGKGPFVTEEDNETGNKIRELGREYGVTTGRPRRCGWFDAVVVRYSARINGMTSLSLMLLDVLGEFETIKICTSYEHDGEQIHHFPARLDLLENCKPVYRELKGWMSDISACKTYEELPEEAKAYIQAIEETTGVPVKIISVGPRRDQTIIREQIF; encoded by the coding sequence ATGCCAGGATTAGCAATCGTAGGTTCCCAGTGGGGAGACGAAGGAAAAGGTAAGATAATAGATTATCTGGCGGAAAAGGCAGATATGGTCGTTCGAGGACAGGGAGGCAACAATGCAGGTCATACCGTTGTCATCGGGGACAAGAAATATGCGCTTCACCTAATTCCATCAGGAATCCTCAATCCCGGAGCAATAAATGTCATTGGAAATGGTGTTGTATTTGATCCCGAAGGGTTTTTCAATGAGCTCGCGGTTTTGGAAAAAGACGGAGTGGATACTTCGGGCATCTTTATCAGCGACCGTGCCCATATTGTATTTCCGTATCATAAGGTTCTGGATGGTCTGTATGAGGCGGCTAGAGGCAAGGACGACATTGGAACAACTAAAAAGGGCATTGGCCCGTGCTATATGGATAAAATTGAGAGAAGCGGCATCAGAACCTGCGATATGCTGGATGAGGAAACCTTCCGAGAGAAGCTGGCTGCTCAAATTGATCGAAAAAATGACATTATCGTGAAGCTTTTCGGCAGTACCCCCGTGGATAAGGCTGCGATGATTGAAACCTTTGTGGATTATGCCAAACGGCTGACACCATACATTAAAGATACAGGAGTCATGGTATATGAAAGCCTGGAGCAGGGCAACAAGGTTCTGTTTGAAGGCGCTCAGGGCTCTCTTCTGGACGTCGACCTGGGAACGTATCCCTACGTTACCAGCTCTCATCCCACTTCCGGTGGTTTTACGACCGGTTCGGGAATTGGTGCAGGAGCGATTCAGGAAGTTCTGGGAATTACGAAGGCATACACTACAAGAGTGGGAAAAGGTCCCTTTGTAACAGAAGAGGATAACGAAACTGGAAATAAGATCAGAGAGCTGGGCCGTGAGTATGGCGTTACCACAGGAAGACCGAGACGCTGCGGCTGGTTTGATGCGGTAGTGGTCAGGTATTCCGCTAGAATCAACGGAATGACCAGTCTTTCGCTGATGCTTCTGGATGTGCTGGGTGAGTTTGAGACCATAAAAATCTGTACCAGCTATGAGCACGACGGAGAGCAGATCCACCATTTCCCTGCAAGACTGGATCTTCTTGAAAATTGCAAACCGGTTTATCGGGAGCTGAAAGGCTGGATGAGTGATATCTCAGCCTGCAAGACCTATGAGGAACTGCCGGAAGAAGCAAAGGCATACATTCAGGCCATCGAGGAAACCACCGGAGTACCTGTAAAAATTATTTCCGTTGGACCGCGAAGGGATCAGACCATTATCAGGGAGCAGATTTTCTAA